The following proteins are encoded in a genomic region of Comamonas resistens:
- a CDS encoding DUF3275 family protein — protein MAATTAPTRSVLPIVVPGQLTLRTIRGKNGPFTVGRLTTPIGEFAVKDAELEQYPEGKYDGEFIIRYIFAKSYPVAGGARFEVRANLDGMTLNGIDKLSRDEARSFATQEVDPLDEEQGAQPAATPAKPVKASKPAKPAPVQASADPMVDTTPFGVDAPTPAATDAAAAHGSAEEGDVALFGILWPLGESVKLDSTIDRRALRAQIARLGELGYSLDFKTQEWSRQAELQPA, from the coding sequence ATGGCAGCCACAACGGCACCCACAAGATCAGTCTTGCCCATCGTCGTCCCAGGTCAGCTCACGTTGCGGACCATCCGCGGCAAGAACGGGCCGTTCACGGTCGGTCGATTGACCACCCCTATCGGCGAGTTCGCCGTCAAAGACGCGGAGCTGGAGCAGTACCCCGAAGGCAAGTACGACGGGGAGTTCATCATCCGGTACATCTTCGCGAAGTCCTATCCGGTCGCGGGCGGCGCGCGCTTTGAAGTCCGCGCCAACCTCGATGGCATGACGCTCAACGGCATCGACAAACTGAGCCGTGACGAGGCCCGCAGCTTCGCCACCCAGGAAGTCGATCCGCTCGATGAAGAGCAAGGTGCGCAGCCTGCGGCAACGCCGGCCAAGCCCGTCAAAGCATCCAAGCCCGCCAAGCCCGCACCCGTGCAGGCGTCGGCGGACCCGATGGTCGATACCACGCCCTTCGGTGTGGATGCGCCGACGCCTGCTGCGACCGATGCGGCCGCTGCCCACGGCAGTGCCGAAGAAGGCGACGTCGCTCTGTTCGGCATCCTGTGGCCGCTGGGTGAATCCGTAAAACTGGATTCGACCATCGACCGCCGCGCGTTGCGTGCGCAGATCGCCCGTCTGGGTGAACTGGGCTACTCGCTGGACTTCAAGACGCAGGAGTGGAGCCGCCAGGCCGAACTGCAACCTGCGTGA
- a CDS encoding phosphoadenosine phosphosulfate reductase domain-containing protein: MHDPFKITQPTCISFSGGRTSAYMLWRVLQANDGLPADTVICFANTGKEVEATLRFVRDCAEHWQVPIRWLEYLPTAPGFTLVDFDRASRQGEPFEALIRKRQYLPNPVARGCTTSLKIRPMHHYLRNLVWEDWDQMIGIRADEQRRVAKIRARGHSTESTHETMCMPLADAGITVRDVGAFWQAQPFNLDLLTVNGRTLEGNCDLCFLKPLRQRLALIKARPEAAAWWIRMESLNLASKPSGARFRADGPSYADLARFAADQGDLFDATEESIACFCGD, translated from the coding sequence ATGCACGACCCGTTCAAGATTACCCAACCGACCTGCATCAGCTTCTCGGGTGGGCGCACCAGCGCCTACATGCTCTGGCGTGTGTTACAGGCCAATGATGGTCTGCCCGCGGACACTGTGATCTGCTTCGCCAACACTGGCAAGGAAGTGGAAGCAACCCTGCGCTTCGTGCGCGACTGCGCCGAGCACTGGCAGGTGCCGATCCGCTGGCTTGAATACCTGCCCACGGCACCGGGCTTCACGCTGGTGGACTTCGATCGGGCCAGCCGACAGGGCGAGCCGTTCGAGGCACTGATCCGCAAACGCCAGTATCTGCCCAATCCCGTCGCACGTGGCTGCACCACCAGCCTGAAGATCCGCCCGATGCACCACTACCTGCGGAATCTGGTCTGGGAGGACTGGGACCAGATGATCGGCATCCGGGCCGATGAACAACGTCGGGTCGCCAAGATTCGCGCGCGCGGCCATTCCACCGAATCGACCCACGAGACCATGTGCATGCCGCTGGCGGATGCCGGCATCACTGTTCGCGACGTGGGCGCGTTCTGGCAGGCGCAACCGTTCAACCTCGACCTGCTGACAGTGAACGGGCGCACGCTCGAAGGCAACTGCGACCTGTGTTTCTTGAAACCGCTCAGGCAGCGCCTGGCCCTCATCAAGGCCCGTCCGGAGGCTGCTGCGTGGTGGATTCGTATGGAGTCCCTGAACCTGGCGAGCAAGCCCAGCGGGGCGCGGTTCCGCGCTGATGGTCCCAGCTACGCTGACCTGGCGCGCTTTGCTGCCGATCAGGGCGACCTGTTCGACGCCACCGAGGAATCCATCGCCTGCTTCTGCGGCGACTGA
- a CDS encoding DUF3085 domain-containing protein has product MSLRFKGSDLRPILAEAVTNQCRVVLAKDQGVYFLAERGERHPDGRVKLLAYAVGCNPDTDPFDDWWELARTELGGDDFGEFFDPKEGVFARILHGTDDLMLSATATHLSLEVVPPA; this is encoded by the coding sequence ATGTCACTGCGATTCAAAGGCTCCGACCTGCGCCCCATCCTGGCCGAGGCCGTTACCAACCAATGCCGCGTTGTCCTTGCCAAGGATCAGGGTGTGTACTTCCTCGCCGAGCGTGGGGAACGCCATCCCGATGGCCGCGTGAAGCTGCTGGCCTATGCCGTCGGCTGCAACCCGGATACCGACCCGTTCGATGACTGGTGGGAACTGGCGCGCACCGAGCTGGGCGGCGACGACTTCGGCGAGTTCTTCGACCCGAAGGAAGGCGTCTTCGCACGCATCCTGCACGGCACAGACGATTTGATGTTGTCCGCCACCGCAACGCACCTGTCGCTGGAGGTGGTGCCACCGGCGTAG
- a CDS encoding methyltransferase yields the protein MLSIFQGRKPQVQPLFALGTLKLSEKVHWLASKSLIDPLPYVQRHVRGDWGEASEAERQLNDVALEQGAPMTSRFPITPRLFLLVITSDDHRTTVVQLPEEGELN from the coding sequence ATGCTGTCCATCTTCCAGGGGCGCAAGCCCCAGGTTCAACCGCTGTTCGCACTGGGCACGCTCAAGCTGAGCGAGAAGGTGCATTGGCTGGCGAGCAAAAGCCTCATCGACCCTTTGCCCTACGTGCAGCGCCATGTGCGCGGCGACTGGGGCGAGGCCAGTGAGGCCGAGCGCCAGTTGAACGACGTCGCGCTGGAACAAGGCGCCCCCATGACGTCGCGTTTTCCGATCACGCCGAGGCTGTTCCTGCTCGTCATCACCAGTGACGACCATCGCACCACGGTCGTGCAACTGCCTGAAGAAGGCGAATTGAATTGA
- the yidD gene encoding membrane protein insertion efficiency factor YidD, whose product MTRWPARMLVLLVRGYQLFISPMLGPRCRFHPTCSQYAVEALQTHGAVKGSWLALRRVLRCHPLHPGGYDPVPPAKPTTSWTKKP is encoded by the coding sequence ATGACGCGCTGGCCCGCCCGCATGCTGGTGCTGCTGGTGCGCGGCTACCAGTTGTTCATCAGCCCGATGCTCGGCCCGCGCTGCCGGTTCCACCCCACTTGCTCGCAGTACGCCGTCGAAGCCTTGCAAACGCATGGGGCCGTCAAGGGAAGCTGGCTGGCACTGCGGCGCGTGCTGCGCTGCCATCCGCTGCACCCAGGCGGGTATGACCCCGTGCCACCCGCCAAACCCACAACATCATGGACCAAAAAACCATGA
- a CDS encoding LbetaH domain-containing protein has product MIRKNPRGNLPQIHPGAFVDPTAILCGLVVVEEDVFIGPYAVICADEMDADGHIDPIVIGAHSNIQDGVVIHSKSGASVRIGQRTSIAHRAIVHGPCAIGNGVFIGFNSVLFNCTVDDGCVVRYNAVVDGVHLPSGFYMRSTERIGPETDLAARPQVPAAASEFSEDMARTNNELVRGYKAIQNEF; this is encoded by the coding sequence ATGATCCGCAAAAACCCACGCGGCAATTTGCCACAGATTCATCCCGGCGCCTTCGTCGATCCGACCGCCATCCTGTGTGGCCTCGTGGTTGTCGAGGAAGACGTGTTCATCGGCCCCTATGCGGTCATCTGCGCGGATGAGATGGATGCCGATGGGCACATCGACCCCATCGTGATCGGCGCCCACTCCAACATCCAGGACGGCGTGGTGATCCATTCCAAGTCCGGGGCCAGTGTGCGGATCGGGCAGCGCACTTCCATTGCCCACCGTGCCATCGTGCATGGCCCCTGCGCCATCGGCAACGGCGTCTTCATCGGCTTCAACAGCGTGCTGTTCAACTGCACGGTCGATGACGGTTGCGTGGTTCGCTACAACGCCGTGGTTGATGGCGTGCATCTGCCTTCGGGCTTCTATATGCGCTCGACCGAGCGCATCGGCCCTGAAACCGACCTGGCTGCGCGGCCGCAAGTGCCGGCCGCCGCCAGTGAGTTCTCCGAAGACATGGCACGCACAAACAACGAGCTGGTGCGGGGCTACAAAGCCATTCAAAACGAGTTCTGA
- a CDS encoding DUF3577 domain-containing protein, whose translation MSTTSNEKSYFDLHTSGIGYIQRAREVPVRGGRRAQPFLACTIAALVGSAKDPTYRYFDVKVSGAEAKKLVQSYIGVDDPKQRPLVRFRTGDLRGDPFIRDKGDKKGQAGASLKARLLKSELLDRAELASIEQHELITRGIGYLSRVKDVTPKDGDPFLSCTIAALSGPVDEPEYRYFDTIVATPEAEHLVRRCIQAIEGDRKVLISFKLNDMKIDPYIRTKGEHAGEPGANLESTLVHIGLIKIDGTQVYPTSQAQAEAPQAEDAPAPEAEVAAETVADQPAEREPAGEVEEQEPALAASF comes from the coding sequence ATGAGCACCACTTCCAACGAGAAATCGTATTTCGACCTCCACACCTCGGGCATCGGCTATATCCAGCGCGCCCGTGAAGTACCCGTCAGGGGCGGCCGCCGTGCGCAGCCTTTCCTGGCATGCACGATCGCCGCGCTGGTCGGTTCCGCCAAGGACCCGACCTACCGTTACTTCGACGTCAAGGTCTCGGGTGCAGAGGCCAAGAAGCTGGTCCAGAGCTATATCGGCGTTGACGATCCCAAGCAGCGTCCGTTGGTGCGCTTTCGCACCGGCGATCTGCGGGGTGATCCCTTCATCCGCGACAAGGGTGACAAGAAGGGCCAGGCCGGCGCGTCCCTCAAGGCACGTCTGCTCAAGTCCGAACTGTTGGATCGGGCCGAACTGGCTTCGATCGAGCAGCATGAACTGATCACCCGCGGCATCGGTTACCTCAGCCGAGTGAAGGACGTTACCCCTAAGGATGGCGATCCCTTCCTGTCGTGCACCATCGCCGCCCTGAGCGGACCTGTCGATGAACCGGAGTACCGGTACTTCGACACCATCGTCGCCACCCCTGAAGCCGAGCATTTGGTTCGCCGGTGCATCCAGGCTATCGAGGGGGACCGCAAGGTGCTGATCAGCTTCAAGTTGAACGACATGAAGATCGATCCGTACATCCGCACCAAGGGCGAGCATGCCGGGGAACCGGGTGCGAACCTCGAATCAACGCTGGTTCACATCGGTCTGATCAAGATCGATGGCACCCAGGTCTATCCGACGAGCCAGGCTCAAGCCGAGGCGCCGCAAGCTGAGGACGCACCCGCGCCCGAAGCCGAGGTTGCCGCCGAAACTGTTGCCGACCAGCCCGCCGAGCGCGAGCCCGCAGGTGAAGTCGAGGAGCAAGAGCCGGCATTGGCTGCTTCGTTCTGA
- a CDS encoding prolyl-tRNA synthetase associated domain-containing protein, with amino-acid sequence MSAQTSNEAAAEDAAYRRLSERFEALGIGAKVVPYPEHTTVEEGKALRGAMAGTFTKNLLLKDKKDRHFLLAIHEDRVLDLKAVSALLGGKGHLSFVTGERMQALLGVQPGALTPLGLLQDEERLVTVVVDASLMGDAQLNFHPLQQTESVGLTPKELVAFVHSCGREPLLVDFDVPLPAA; translated from the coding sequence ATGAGCGCGCAGACAAGCAACGAGGCAGCGGCCGAAGATGCGGCCTACCGCCGCCTGTCCGAGCGCTTCGAGGCCCTGGGCATCGGCGCGAAGGTCGTGCCGTACCCCGAACACACGACCGTCGAGGAAGGCAAGGCACTGCGCGGCGCCATGGCCGGGACATTCACCAAGAACCTGCTGCTCAAGGACAAGAAGGACCGGCACTTCCTGCTGGCGATCCATGAGGATCGGGTACTGGACCTGAAGGCCGTTTCGGCGCTGTTGGGCGGCAAGGGGCACCTGAGTTTCGTGACCGGCGAACGCATGCAGGCGTTGCTCGGCGTGCAGCCGGGTGCGCTGACGCCGCTGGGCCTGTTGCAGGACGAAGAACGCTTGGTGACGGTGGTGGTGGATGCCTCGCTGATGGGTGATGCCCAACTGAACTTCCATCCTCTGCAGCAGACAGAGAGCGTCGGGCTGACGCCCAAGGAGCTGGTGGCCTTTGTGCACTCATGCGGGCGCGAGCCGCTGCTGGTGGATTTCGACGTACCGCTGCCAGCCGCGTAG
- a CDS encoding aminotransferase class V-fold PLP-dependent enzyme: MAGIYLDYNASTPIALEVRAAMLPLLEMAYGNPSSGHFASTPAKAALERARAQVAALLGAAPDEIVFTSGGSEANNLALKGSFLPSLFTGSLIARFGVLRIMLTGVVLFIGHILTTLTGTGFTSFASALVLLGVGWNFMYIGGTTLLTGTYTAAEKGRAQAINDMTIFAVGLTCSFSAGRLLQALGWQTMNVVLIPWLVLAALSLLWLGMRQRSQAVKAGA; this comes from the coding sequence GGCCATGCTGCCGCTGCTGGAGATGGCTTACGGCAATCCCTCCAGCGGTCATTTCGCCAGCACCCCGGCCAAGGCGGCGCTGGAACGGGCGCGTGCTCAGGTGGCGGCGCTACTGGGTGCGGCACCCGACGAAATCGTCTTCACCAGCGGCGGCAGCGAGGCCAACAACCTCGCGCTCAAGGGCAGCTTCCTGCCGTCGCTCTTCACAGGCTCGCTGATCGCGCGCTTCGGTGTGCTGCGCATCATGCTCACGGGCGTGGTGCTGTTCATCGGCCACATCCTGACGACGCTCACCGGAACCGGCTTCACGTCCTTCGCCAGCGCACTGGTGCTGCTGGGCGTCGGCTGGAACTTCATGTACATCGGCGGCACCACGCTGCTGACCGGCACCTACACCGCCGCCGAGAAGGGCCGTGCGCAGGCCATCAACGACATGACGATCTTCGCCGTGGGCCTGACCTGTTCCTTCAGCGCCGGCAGACTGCTGCAGGCCCTGGGTTGGCAGACCATGAACGTGGTGCTGATCCCGTGGCTGGTGCTGGCGGCGCTGTCTCTGCTGTGGCTCGGGATGCGCCAGCGGTCGCAAGCCGTGAAGGCGGGTGCATGA
- a CDS encoding GTPase, protein MDRSLIKTLMPSLVAGHVPRNVRSFKYRVFDDQPQSSTLGFAIDPKPFDGKVVAANDDAIVVKLKPSEFAVLDPNLVTTVPSEGAKVHVQPYARRRFDGLRADTPEERTEMTSDGIPYTVKTHILGSAPAKLPIPEPKCPELHDLIQQLEELPAPDGFRKITHMLVDAGAKDFTWVDPTPSKIIETPPAISFSVSTAKFEGSVTVLYDRAGDVYVIELHQGDELVERIDEVYFDSLGEVLAHRIDDGQWRQIRVDVLNAKATRPRKALPA, encoded by the coding sequence ATGGATCGCTCTCTCATCAAGACCCTGATGCCTTCGCTTGTCGCAGGCCATGTCCCCCGCAACGTGCGGTCGTTCAAGTACCGCGTGTTCGATGATCAACCACAGTCCTCGACACTGGGCTTCGCCATTGATCCCAAGCCCTTCGACGGCAAGGTGGTCGCCGCCAACGACGACGCCATCGTCGTCAAGCTCAAGCCCAGCGAGTTCGCGGTGCTCGACCCCAACCTGGTGACTACCGTTCCCAGCGAAGGTGCCAAGGTGCATGTCCAACCGTATGCCCGCCGCCGTTTTGACGGCCTGCGTGCGGACACCCCGGAAGAACGCACGGAGATGACGTCCGACGGCATTCCTTATACCGTCAAGACGCACATCCTCGGCTCCGCGCCGGCCAAGCTGCCCATCCCCGAGCCGAAATGCCCGGAACTGCACGACCTCATCCAGCAACTGGAAGAACTTCCTGCTCCTGATGGTTTTCGGAAGATCACTCACATGCTGGTCGATGCGGGTGCCAAGGACTTCACCTGGGTCGATCCGACGCCCAGCAAAATCATCGAAACTCCGCCCGCCATCAGCTTTTCCGTTTCCACGGCGAAGTTCGAGGGGAGCGTCACCGTGCTCTATGACCGTGCCGGGGACGTGTACGTGATCGAACTGCACCAAGGTGACGAACTGGTCGAACGCATCGACGAGGTGTATTTCGACAGCCTCGGCGAAGTGCTCGCTCATCGGATTGACGACGGGCAATGGCGCCAGATCCGCGTGGACGTCCTCAATGCGAAGGCGACCCGCCCGCGCAAGGCGCTTCCCGCATGA
- a CDS encoding DUF6094 domain-containing protein, with product MALMFPRLARNFAKNGYYPTDEATLERTLSALAPSDGSMCICDPCAGEGVAIAEAAHALGTELANAYAVEFDQERANHARLLVDHCIQGDLMDTMISRQAFGLLWLNPPYGDLARDANGNLGYEGKGRGRLEKLFYQRTLPLLQYGGILVFIIPIHVLDQEMVGWLTRHFTDLSVFQAVDKQFKQIVIFGRRVRQREQAGDEVKASRARLLQIGLGEQEADELPPEWTLLPYVVPTAQAEPEYFYRISMEPEQFADEVRRLKGLWPAFETHLGATQQTLRAPARALSQWHLALALAAGAISGVVKSPSGRTLAVKGDTFKQKSSAVEYRERDDGSLAETRILTDRFVPVIRAWDLTPDSATLGQVLTIH from the coding sequence ATGGCACTCATGTTCCCCAGGCTCGCTCGGAATTTTGCCAAGAACGGCTACTACCCGACCGACGAAGCCACGCTCGAAAGAACCCTCAGCGCACTGGCGCCCAGCGACGGGTCGATGTGCATTTGTGATCCCTGCGCCGGCGAAGGCGTCGCCATTGCCGAAGCTGCCCATGCCCTCGGGACTGAGCTGGCCAATGCCTATGCCGTCGAGTTCGACCAGGAACGGGCCAACCATGCCCGGCTGCTGGTCGACCACTGCATCCAAGGTGACCTGATGGACACCATGATCTCGCGGCAGGCCTTCGGCCTCCTGTGGCTCAACCCGCCCTATGGCGATCTCGCAAGGGACGCGAACGGCAACCTGGGCTACGAAGGCAAGGGCCGCGGTCGCCTGGAAAAGCTGTTCTACCAGCGCACGCTGCCCCTGTTGCAGTACGGCGGCATCCTGGTCTTCATCATCCCGATCCACGTGCTGGATCAGGAGATGGTCGGTTGGCTAACACGGCATTTCACGGACCTGTCCGTGTTTCAGGCCGTGGACAAGCAGTTCAAGCAGATCGTGATCTTCGGCCGTCGTGTCCGCCAGCGCGAGCAGGCGGGCGACGAGGTGAAAGCGTCCCGCGCCCGGCTGCTGCAAATCGGCCTGGGCGAACAGGAGGCGGACGAGCTGCCGCCAGAATGGACGCTGCTGCCGTATGTGGTCCCCACGGCCCAGGCTGAACCGGAGTATTTCTACCGGATCAGCATGGAGCCGGAGCAGTTCGCCGACGAAGTGCGGCGCCTCAAAGGCCTGTGGCCCGCGTTCGAGACCCATCTCGGCGCAACCCAGCAGACCCTGCGTGCTCCAGCACGCGCCTTGTCCCAATGGCACCTGGCTCTGGCCCTCGCGGCTGGTGCGATCTCCGGTGTCGTGAAGTCACCCAGCGGCCGCACCCTGGCCGTCAAGGGCGACACCTTCAAGCAGAAGTCTTCCGCAGTGGAGTACCGCGAGCGCGACGATGGCTCACTGGCCGAGACCCGCATCCTCACGGACCGCTTTGTGCCAGTGATTCGGGCCTGGGACTTGACCCCTGACTCGGCCACGCTGGGCCAGGTTCTCACCATCCACTGA
- a CDS encoding Fur family transcriptional regulator, whose translation MQLTINQQRVLTALRQTSEPLSAYALLDRLREQGFSAPMQVYRALERLANDGLVHRLATLNAYVPCNHTVDCQHGLRAFAICDQCGHVDEFSERGLGRCINRWTKNKAFSLLSSTIELHGKCADCAGSQ comes from the coding sequence GTGCAACTGACTATCAACCAGCAACGAGTCCTTACGGCCCTTCGGCAAACCAGCGAGCCTCTCAGCGCATATGCGCTTCTTGATCGGTTGCGCGAGCAGGGTTTCAGTGCACCCATGCAGGTCTATCGAGCTCTGGAGCGTTTGGCCAACGATGGGTTGGTACACCGTCTTGCGACCTTGAATGCGTACGTGCCATGCAATCACACGGTGGACTGCCAACACGGCCTCAGGGCCTTCGCCATCTGCGATCAGTGCGGCCATGTGGATGAGTTTTCTGAGCGTGGCTTGGGACGCTGCATCAACCGTTGGACGAAGAATAAAGCCTTCTCGCTGCTTAGTTCGACTATCGAACTGCATGGCAAATGCGCAGATTGCGCAGGGTCGCAATGA
- a CDS encoding helicase-related protein, with product MNAQVIEAAPTVDPSSLDGDLLEQESSELSLSLQDFVSEFGDELLESLNQANPPVYSGTPRPHRQLVLAGLKRQLFPAQAEVVHAASELLVNQGERAVFVNGEMGTGKTTIGIALAAVLHAEGYRRTLVLSPPHLVYKWRREILETVAGAKVWVLNGPDTLLKLIKLREQLGVPSAAQEFFVLGRVRMRMGFHWKPAFARKRTRHGYVGCCPHCGEVITNLDGEPFSVQELEAEEFRRKCNGCGGALWTLMRPRSLSGSDQSSAVLRALKRIPTIGEATAQRLMKTFGDSFLASMLGDNLHNFINLMDASGKLVFSDRQAHRMERAMANMEFGFGEGGYQPSEFVKRYLPRSTFDLLIADEAHEYKTGGSAQGQAMGVIASKVRKTISLTGTLMGGYAEDLFHLLFRALPGRMIEDGYVPSRNGSMNAAAMAFMRDHGVLKDIYSESDGPAHKTAKGSKVTVRTVKAPGFGPKGVLRCILPYTIFLKLKDIGGVLPPYDEEFREVPMSAEQGEAYQKLASSLTQQLKEALRKRDTTLLGVVLNTLLAWPDCCFRAETVRHPRTRDVLAFTPAQFNELELMPKERELIDICRQEKEAGRKTLVYSVYTGTRDTTSRLKMLLEQEGFKVAVLRASVDASQREDWIAEQIERGIDVLITNPELVKTGLDLLEFPTIVFLQSGWNVYTLQQAARRSWRIGQKLAVKVIYLGYAASSQMACLALMAKKILVSQSTSGDVPESGLDVLNPDGDSVEVALARQLVAA from the coding sequence ATGAATGCACAAGTCATCGAAGCGGCCCCGACCGTAGATCCTTCGTCCCTGGACGGCGACCTGCTCGAACAGGAATCGTCCGAGCTGTCTCTGAGCCTTCAGGACTTCGTTTCCGAGTTCGGAGACGAATTGTTGGAGTCCCTCAACCAGGCGAACCCGCCTGTCTACAGCGGCACGCCGCGCCCGCACCGGCAACTGGTGCTGGCTGGCCTCAAACGCCAGTTGTTCCCCGCCCAGGCCGAGGTCGTGCATGCGGCCTCGGAACTGCTCGTCAACCAAGGCGAGCGGGCTGTTTTTGTCAACGGCGAGATGGGCACCGGCAAGACCACGATCGGCATTGCGCTGGCCGCGGTCCTGCATGCGGAGGGCTATCGCCGCACGCTGGTCCTGAGCCCGCCGCACCTGGTCTACAAGTGGCGCCGGGAGATCCTCGAAACCGTCGCAGGCGCGAAGGTTTGGGTGCTCAATGGCCCGGACACGCTGCTCAAACTCATCAAGCTGCGCGAGCAACTGGGCGTACCTTCGGCGGCGCAAGAGTTTTTCGTCCTCGGTCGTGTCCGCATGAGGATGGGCTTCCATTGGAAGCCTGCCTTCGCACGCAAGCGCACCCGTCACGGCTACGTGGGATGCTGCCCGCACTGCGGGGAGGTCATCACCAACCTCGACGGTGAGCCGTTCAGTGTTCAGGAGCTGGAGGCGGAAGAGTTCCGCCGCAAGTGCAATGGCTGCGGCGGTGCGCTGTGGACGCTGATGCGTCCGCGTTCACTGTCCGGCAGCGACCAGTCCTCGGCCGTGCTGCGTGCCTTGAAGCGTATTCCCACCATCGGCGAAGCCACCGCGCAACGTTTGATGAAGACCTTCGGGGACAGCTTCCTGGCCTCGATGCTCGGCGACAACCTGCACAACTTCATCAACCTGATGGACGCGAGCGGGAAACTGGTCTTCAGCGACCGCCAGGCGCACCGCATGGAGCGGGCCATGGCGAACATGGAGTTCGGCTTCGGTGAGGGTGGCTACCAACCCAGCGAATTTGTGAAGCGGTATCTGCCGCGCAGCACATTCGATTTGCTCATCGCAGACGAGGCCCACGAGTACAAGACCGGGGGCTCGGCGCAAGGCCAGGCGATGGGCGTCATCGCGTCCAAGGTCCGCAAGACGATCTCGCTCACCGGCACCCTGATGGGTGGCTACGCGGAGGACTTGTTCCACCTGCTGTTCCGCGCGCTTCCGGGCCGCATGATCGAGGACGGCTACGTTCCCAGTCGCAACGGCAGCATGAACGCCGCCGCGATGGCCTTTATGAGGGATCACGGTGTTCTCAAGGACATCTATTCCGAGTCCGATGGTCCGGCGCACAAGACGGCCAAGGGCAGCAAGGTCACGGTCAGAACGGTCAAGGCTCCAGGCTTCGGCCCCAAGGGCGTACTGCGCTGCATCCTGCCGTACACCATCTTCCTCAAGCTCAAAGACATCGGCGGTGTGCTGCCGCCGTATGACGAGGAGTTCCGGGAGGTGCCGATGAGCGCCGAGCAAGGCGAGGCGTATCAGAAGCTGGCTTCCAGTCTGACCCAGCAACTCAAGGAGGCCCTGCGCAAGCGGGATACCACCTTGCTGGGCGTGGTCCTCAACACGCTGTTGGCGTGGCCCGACTGCTGCTTCAGGGCAGAGACGGTCCGCCATCCGCGCACGCGCGACGTGCTGGCTTTCACCCCGGCCCAGTTCAACGAGCTGGAGTTGATGCCCAAGGAACGCGAGCTGATCGACATCTGCCGCCAAGAGAAGGAAGCAGGTCGCAAGACCCTGGTGTATTCGGTCTATACCGGCACGCGGGACACCACGAGCCGGCTGAAGATGCTGCTGGAGCAGGAAGGCTTCAAGGTGGCGGTACTGCGCGCAAGCGTGGATGCAAGCCAACGCGAAGACTGGATTGCCGAGCAGATCGAACGGGGTATCGACGTGCTCATCACGAACCCCGAACTCGTCAAGACCGGGTTGGACCTGCTCGAATTCCCCACGATCGTGTTCCTGCAATCGGGGTGGAACGTGTACACGCTGCAGCAGGCCGCGCGCCGCTCGTGGCGTATCGGCCAGAAGCTGGCTGTGAAGGTGATCTACCTGGGGTATGCCGCCTCTTCACAGATGGCATGCCTCGCGTTGATGGCCAAGAAGATCCTCGTATCCCAGAGCACATCGGGCGATGTGCCGGAGTCTGGGCTGGATGTGCTCAACCCGGACGGTGATTCCGTCGAGGTCGCACTGGCCCGGCAACTGGTCGCCGCCTGA
- a CDS encoding class I SAM-dependent methyltransferase, whose protein sequence is MQSREHWDHVYRTKGPTGVSWFQPHASDSLALIRETGVPLDAPSIDVGGGASTLVDDLLDLGHTSLTVLDLSGAALAASQARLGERAKAVAWKVGDITKVELPALAYDVWHDRAVFHFLTAPQERQAYVRAMLHALRPGGFAIIATFADDGPQQCSGLPVARYSPDELHAQFGDAFSMLRQERQAHHTPFGTVQQFVCCLFQKTAS, encoded by the coding sequence ATGCAATCCAGAGAACATTGGGATCACGTCTATCGAACCAAGGGGCCGACCGGCGTGAGCTGGTTCCAGCCGCACGCCAGCGATTCGCTGGCGTTGATCCGCGAAACCGGCGTGCCGCTCGATGCGCCGAGCATCGACGTGGGCGGCGGTGCCTCGACGCTGGTGGACGATCTGCTGGACCTGGGCCATACCAGCCTCACCGTACTGGATCTGTCGGGTGCCGCGCTGGCGGCATCCCAGGCCCGGCTGGGCGAGCGCGCCAAGGCGGTGGCCTGGAAGGTCGGGGACATTACAAAGGTCGAGCTACCCGCGCTGGCCTACGACGTGTGGCACGACCGCGCGGTGTTCCACTTCCTGACGGCGCCGCAGGAGCGCCAGGCCTATGTTCGAGCGATGCTGCACGCCCTGCGGCCGGGCGGCTTCGCCATCATCGCCACCTTCGCGGATGACGGGCCGCAGCAGTGCAGCGGATTGCCAGTGGCGCGCTACAGCCCGGACGAGCTGCATGCGCAGTTCGGCGATGCGTTCTCGATGCTGCGGCAGGAGCGGCAAGCGCATCACACGCCCTTCGGGACGGTGCAGCAGTTTGTTTGCTGCCTATTCCAGAAGACGGCCTCATGA